A region from the Wansuia hejianensis genome encodes:
- a CDS encoding APC family permease gives MKEEKGIRLSSLIMIAIGMVIGSGVVSLIGPAIAMTGRSAGIAYAGAVILGLILILPGIFIASTIRVKGGEYRMVQALMGTKLSGIFVWNFIVTQVALSMTSLAMGNYVNAIFPQIPVNAAAFATVSLFFVINLFGLKAMSRIQNILVILLLSALIVFIVFGLPNLRPGSFTLSSDLYFTGGVSGFISAVVLLSSSTTSHQLMFGLGGAASNARKTLPKALVITSCIIFFIFGLVGFVASNVLPASEVAGKTLVVAARAILPGPVYLFFMICGPMLAICSTFNGIFPSVAWTMHAAAEDGWFPEFTKKLNRFGAPYWFLLLLYLVASIPVLLGFTIVNATNLMLFVIYVNKILILAGAFRLPAKYPNLWKQSSMHIPNLLYYIIIAICSAMQVATVIISGLDMGMPTLITALVTMGIFSCCALARSKHVHLNYTEDDLR, from the coding sequence ATGAAAGAAGAAAAAGGAATTCGTTTATCATCGCTGATCATGATCGCCATCGGAATGGTGATTGGCTCAGGCGTAGTATCGCTGATTGGTCCTGCCATCGCCATGACGGGGCGTTCTGCAGGCATTGCCTATGCGGGCGCTGTCATTTTAGGATTGATTCTAATCCTTCCGGGTATCTTTATCGCAAGCACGATCCGCGTCAAAGGCGGCGAATACCGGATGGTACAGGCTCTGATGGGGACGAAATTATCTGGTATTTTTGTATGGAATTTTATTGTGACACAGGTGGCACTGTCCATGACCAGTTTAGCGATGGGAAATTATGTGAATGCCATTTTTCCGCAGATACCCGTCAACGCAGCGGCGTTTGCCACGGTCTCATTGTTCTTTGTCATCAATTTGTTTGGCCTCAAGGCAATGAGCAGGATCCAGAATATTCTGGTTATCCTTCTGCTGAGTGCATTGATTGTATTCATAGTGTTCGGCTTGCCAAACCTCAGACCGGGTTCTTTTACATTAAGCTCCGATCTGTATTTTACGGGAGGTGTCAGCGGCTTTATCTCTGCAGTTGTTTTGCTTTCCTCTTCTACCACATCACATCAGCTGATGTTTGGCCTGGGCGGCGCCGCGAGTAACGCAAGAAAGACACTTCCAAAGGCTCTGGTTATCACAAGCTGCATTATATTCTTTATCTTTGGCCTTGTGGGCTTTGTGGCTTCCAATGTCCTGCCCGCTTCAGAAGTGGCCGGTAAAACATTAGTTGTGGCGGCAAGAGCAATTTTGCCCGGACCGGTTTATCTCTTTTTCATGATCTGCGGTCCCATGCTGGCGATCTGCAGCACCTTCAACGGAATTTTCCCGTCAGTTGCATGGACGATGCACGCGGCCGCAGAGGATGGGTGGTTTCCGGAGTTTACGAAAAAGCTGAACCGTTTTGGCGCTCCTTATTGGTTCCTGCTCCTCCTGTATCTTGTGGCTTCCATACCTGTTTTATTAGGTTTTACCATCGTAAATGCTACCAATTTAATGCTGTTTGTAATCTATGTCAATAAGATTTTGATTTTAGCCGGGGCATTCCGGCTGCCTGCCAAGTATCCGAATTTATGGAAGCAGTCCAGCATGCATATTCCAAATCTGCTGTATTATATTATAATTGCGATTTGCTCTGCCATGCAGGTGGCAACAGTTATCATCAGCGGCCTGGACATGGGAATGCCAACACTGATTACGGCGCTTGTTACCATGGGGATTTTTTCCTGCTGTGCGCTGGCACGCTCGAAGCATGTGCACCTGAATTACACGGAAGATGACCTGAGATAA
- a CDS encoding MFS transporter translates to MAEKAKNNYMKFSIILAVVCIALMYNANTSSFTTLVSSVAGEMMQVDMLPTQIGWLISITSLLMIPGVLLSGLLTRVMSMRNIMILGWAIFGLSGAGIYFMHTTMGILVMRAVMGFAIGLSQPSSKAIPSRLYEGNDRNNVMGYISMGGGIISVIISILFGQVGLINWRYTMFFYLAFSVIFIVLALLFIPNLPPEAPARSQTAGKKRPLGIATWAMVFCGFYCFLIGAVIQIKTSTFVQELGLGGSDVAGYVSAANTVGIIICGMFFGRLQQLLGRWLYPLALAISTGAYFVFANGNNVVVLCLSGAVICGFSIGIVMAYNIARVTFTAPRERITTAITIVTLATYIGQVCTTPLLNLVASIWDGSSRTALLFVGAAFGLLTVISVVWILLTRNKKLSAD, encoded by the coding sequence ATGGCAGAAAAAGCTAAAAATAATTATATGAAATTCAGTATCATTCTCGCTGTTGTATGTATTGCGCTGATGTACAATGCTAATACGTCTTCTTTTACTACGCTGGTTTCTTCCGTAGCCGGGGAAATGATGCAGGTCGACATGCTTCCGACACAGATTGGCTGGTTAATTTCTATAACCAGTCTTCTCATGATACCGGGCGTGCTGCTCAGCGGCCTGCTCACCAGAGTCATGAGCATGCGCAATATCATGATACTCGGATGGGCAATTTTCGGTCTGTCGGGCGCTGGTATTTATTTTATGCATACCACAATGGGCATTTTGGTCATGCGGGCCGTCATGGGGTTTGCCATCGGCCTGTCCCAGCCTTCTTCCAAAGCAATTCCGTCCCGTCTGTATGAGGGAAACGACCGCAACAATGTGATGGGTTATATTTCTATGGGAGGCGGAATTATTTCCGTGATTATATCTATTCTGTTTGGCCAGGTCGGCCTGATTAACTGGAGATATACCATGTTCTTCTATCTTGCATTTTCTGTTATATTTATAGTGCTGGCGCTTTTGTTTATTCCCAATCTCCCGCCGGAGGCCCCTGCCCGATCACAGACAGCGGGAAAAAAACGCCCCCTCGGAATCGCCACCTGGGCGATGGTTTTCTGCGGGTTCTACTGTTTCCTGATCGGAGCAGTTATACAGATTAAAACGAGTACATTCGTACAGGAGCTGGGACTGGGCGGTTCGGATGTTGCAGGCTACGTGAGCGCCGCCAATACCGTCGGCATTATCATATGCGGCATGTTCTTCGGGAGGCTTCAGCAGCTTCTTGGCAGATGGCTGTATCCCCTGGCTCTGGCAATCAGTACCGGCGCTTATTTCGTCTTCGCCAACGGAAACAATGTTGTGGTGCTCTGTCTATCCGGTGCGGTCATCTGCGGTTTTTCCATTGGAATTGTAATGGCATATAATATCGCAAGGGTAACCTTCACGGCTCCACGTGAAAGAATAACGACGGCGATTACGATCGTAACGCTGGCTACATATATCGGGCAAGTCTGCACGACCCCGCTGTTGAATCTGGTAGCTTCCATCTGGGATGGCAGCAGCCGTACCGCGCTGCTGTTTGTGGGTGCAGCCTTTGGCTTGTTAACAGTGATCTCTGTTGTCTGGATTCTTCTTACCAGGAACAAAAAGCTTTCTGCAGATTAA